One region of Eleutherodactylus coqui strain aEleCoq1 chromosome 5, aEleCoq1.hap1, whole genome shotgun sequence genomic DNA includes:
- the KLHL26 gene encoding kelch-like protein 26 isoform X2 — MRGFRGSRQAAAMAGGALFSRRCPFNTLPPQPARGTWRSPAEESSSHWGRAAWLTRTAGMKCTFSAPGHSTTLLQGLTALRAQGQLLDVILTINNEVFQVHKVVLAACSDYFRAMFTGGMREASQDVIELKGVSSRGLRHIIDFAYSAEVTLDLDCIHDVLGAAVFLQMVPVVELCEEFLKSAMSVETCLNIGQMATTFSLVSLKESVDLFTFKHFLKISEEEDFLHLPLERLVFFLQSNKLKNCSEIDLFRAAIRWLQFDFSRRASASQVLCHIRFPLMKSSELVDCVQIVDIMVEDVLCRQFLLEAFNYQILPFRQHEMQSRRTIIRSDVCSLITFGGTPYTDNDRTVSSKVYYLPDLSARQFKELDEMEVGCSHACVAVLDNFVYVVGGQHLQYRSGEGAVDVCFRYDPHLNQWLRIQPMQESRIQFQLHTLFGMLYATGGRNRSGSLASVERYCPKKNEWTYVCSLKRRTWGHAGATLGGRLYISGGYGVSVDDKKALHCYDPSLDQWEFKTPMNEPRVLHAMVGTKNRIYAFGGRMDHVDRCFDILAVEYYAPETDTWTTVSPMRAGQSEAGCCFLDQKIFIVGGYNWHLNNVTSIVQVYNTETDEWERDMHFPESFAGIACASVILPQVTAQS, encoded by the exons CATGGCTGACAAGAACAGCAGGCATGAAATGCACCTTCTCTGCTCCAGGCCATAGCACCACTCTTCTGCAGGGATTGACCGCACTACGAGCGCAGGGCCAGCTACTCGATGTCATTCTTACCATAAACAATGAAGTATTCCAAGTTCACAAAGTGGTCCTAGCTGCCTGCAGCGACTATTTTAG GGCCATGTTTACAGGAGGGATGAGAGAAGCGAGTCAAGATGTTATTGAACTTAAAGGAGTATCTTCTAGAGGATTGCGACATATCATTGATTTTGCTTATAGTGCAGAAGTTACTTTAGATCTTGATTGCATTCATGATGTCCTTGGAGCTGCAGTTTTTCTCCAAATGGTACCTGTTGTGGAGCTTTGTGAAGAGTTCTTGAAATCTGCGATGAGTGTAGAGACTTGTCTGAATATTGGGCAGATGGCTACAACTTTCAGTTTGGTCTCTTTGAAAGAATCAGTGGATTTGTTcacttttaaacattttcttaaaATATCTGAGGAAGAAGATTTTCTTCATTTGCCTTTAGAACGCCTCGTTTTCTTCCTCCAAAGCAATAAGTTAAAAAACTGCAGTGAAATAGATTTATTTCGTGCTGCAATCCGTTGGCTACAGTTTGACTTTTCTCGACGAGCAAGCGCTAGTCAAGTTCTTTGCCACATTCGCTTTCCCTTGATGAAGTCTTCTGAGCTGGTGGACTGTGTCCAGATTGTGGATATCATGGTAGAAGATGTGTTATGCCGACAATTTTTGCTTGAGGCCTTCAACTACCAGATTCTGCCATTCCGCCAGCATGAAATGCAGTCTCGTAGGACCATTATTAGGTCAGATGTGTGCTCACTTATAACATTTGGTGGAACGCCTTACACAGATAATGATCGAACAGTAAGCAGTAAAGTATATTATCTACCAGATCTGAGTGCTCGTCAATTTAAGGAGCTTGATGAAATGGAGGTTGGTTGTAGCCATGCATGTGTTGCAGTCCTGGACAATTTTGTCTATGTTGTAGGAGGACAGCATTTGCAGTATCGAAGTGGTGAAGGAGCTGTAGATGTTTGTTTTCGCTATGACCCTCATTTAAATCAGTGGCTGCGAATTCAACCCATGCAAGAGAGCAGAATACAGTTCCAACTGCATACCTTGTTTGGCATGTTATACGCTACCGGGGGAAGAAACAGATCAGGAAGTTTAGCATCTGTTGAAAGGTATTGTCCCAAGAAGAATGAATGGACCTATGTCTGTTCTTTAAAACGCAGAACTTGGGGTCATGCAGGTGCGACGCTTGGAGGCAGACTGTATATTTCTGGAGGCTATGGCGTGTCTGTTGATGACAAAAAAGCTTTGCATTGTTATGACCCTTCCTTAGACCAGTGGGAATTTAAAACTCCAATGAATGAGCCAAGAGTTCTTCATGCCATGGTAGGGACCAAGAACAGAATTTATGCATTTGGAGGTAGAATGGATCATGTTGATAGATGTTTTGATATTTTAGCTGTTGAGTATTACGCCCCAGAGACTGACACATGGACAACCGTGAGTCCAATGAGAGCTGGACAATCTGAAGCAGGCTGCTGTTTTTTAGATCAGAAAATTTTTATTGTAGGAGGCTATAACTGGCACTTGAACAACGTGACTAGTATTGTACAAGTGTATAATACAGAGACTGATGAATGGGAGAGGGACATGCATTTCCCAGAATCCTTTGCAGGAATAGCTTGTGCATCAGTTATACTACCGCAGGTTACAGCTCAGAGCTAA
- the KLHL26 gene encoding kelch-like protein 26 isoform X1, which translates to MAESGGGEFISLGQSRQSSYQILSPLVFSWLLQFPMSPHLQPPGSSSSCDEVYIAGILLPAAWLTRTAGMKCTFSAPGHSTTLLQGLTALRAQGQLLDVILTINNEVFQVHKVVLAACSDYFRAMFTGGMREASQDVIELKGVSSRGLRHIIDFAYSAEVTLDLDCIHDVLGAAVFLQMVPVVELCEEFLKSAMSVETCLNIGQMATTFSLVSLKESVDLFTFKHFLKISEEEDFLHLPLERLVFFLQSNKLKNCSEIDLFRAAIRWLQFDFSRRASASQVLCHIRFPLMKSSELVDCVQIVDIMVEDVLCRQFLLEAFNYQILPFRQHEMQSRRTIIRSDVCSLITFGGTPYTDNDRTVSSKVYYLPDLSARQFKELDEMEVGCSHACVAVLDNFVYVVGGQHLQYRSGEGAVDVCFRYDPHLNQWLRIQPMQESRIQFQLHTLFGMLYATGGRNRSGSLASVERYCPKKNEWTYVCSLKRRTWGHAGATLGGRLYISGGYGVSVDDKKALHCYDPSLDQWEFKTPMNEPRVLHAMVGTKNRIYAFGGRMDHVDRCFDILAVEYYAPETDTWTTVSPMRAGQSEAGCCFLDQKIFIVGGYNWHLNNVTSIVQVYNTETDEWERDMHFPESFAGIACASVILPQVTAQS; encoded by the exons gcagtcttcttaccagatcttatccccgctggtcttctcctggctcctccagttccccatgtcacctcacctccagccgcccggatcctcttcttcctgtgacgaagtgTACATTGCCggtattctgcttcctgcag CATGGCTGACAAGAACAGCAGGCATGAAATGCACCTTCTCTGCTCCAGGCCATAGCACCACTCTTCTGCAGGGATTGACCGCACTACGAGCGCAGGGCCAGCTACTCGATGTCATTCTTACCATAAACAATGAAGTATTCCAAGTTCACAAAGTGGTCCTAGCTGCCTGCAGCGACTATTTTAG GGCCATGTTTACAGGAGGGATGAGAGAAGCGAGTCAAGATGTTATTGAACTTAAAGGAGTATCTTCTAGAGGATTGCGACATATCATTGATTTTGCTTATAGTGCAGAAGTTACTTTAGATCTTGATTGCATTCATGATGTCCTTGGAGCTGCAGTTTTTCTCCAAATGGTACCTGTTGTGGAGCTTTGTGAAGAGTTCTTGAAATCTGCGATGAGTGTAGAGACTTGTCTGAATATTGGGCAGATGGCTACAACTTTCAGTTTGGTCTCTTTGAAAGAATCAGTGGATTTGTTcacttttaaacattttcttaaaATATCTGAGGAAGAAGATTTTCTTCATTTGCCTTTAGAACGCCTCGTTTTCTTCCTCCAAAGCAATAAGTTAAAAAACTGCAGTGAAATAGATTTATTTCGTGCTGCAATCCGTTGGCTACAGTTTGACTTTTCTCGACGAGCAAGCGCTAGTCAAGTTCTTTGCCACATTCGCTTTCCCTTGATGAAGTCTTCTGAGCTGGTGGACTGTGTCCAGATTGTGGATATCATGGTAGAAGATGTGTTATGCCGACAATTTTTGCTTGAGGCCTTCAACTACCAGATTCTGCCATTCCGCCAGCATGAAATGCAGTCTCGTAGGACCATTATTAGGTCAGATGTGTGCTCACTTATAACATTTGGTGGAACGCCTTACACAGATAATGATCGAACAGTAAGCAGTAAAGTATATTATCTACCAGATCTGAGTGCTCGTCAATTTAAGGAGCTTGATGAAATGGAGGTTGGTTGTAGCCATGCATGTGTTGCAGTCCTGGACAATTTTGTCTATGTTGTAGGAGGACAGCATTTGCAGTATCGAAGTGGTGAAGGAGCTGTAGATGTTTGTTTTCGCTATGACCCTCATTTAAATCAGTGGCTGCGAATTCAACCCATGCAAGAGAGCAGAATACAGTTCCAACTGCATACCTTGTTTGGCATGTTATACGCTACCGGGGGAAGAAACAGATCAGGAAGTTTAGCATCTGTTGAAAGGTATTGTCCCAAGAAGAATGAATGGACCTATGTCTGTTCTTTAAAACGCAGAACTTGGGGTCATGCAGGTGCGACGCTTGGAGGCAGACTGTATATTTCTGGAGGCTATGGCGTGTCTGTTGATGACAAAAAAGCTTTGCATTGTTATGACCCTTCCTTAGACCAGTGGGAATTTAAAACTCCAATGAATGAGCCAAGAGTTCTTCATGCCATGGTAGGGACCAAGAACAGAATTTATGCATTTGGAGGTAGAATGGATCATGTTGATAGATGTTTTGATATTTTAGCTGTTGAGTATTACGCCCCAGAGACTGACACATGGACAACCGTGAGTCCAATGAGAGCTGGACAATCTGAAGCAGGCTGCTGTTTTTTAGATCAGAAAATTTTTATTGTAGGAGGCTATAACTGGCACTTGAACAACGTGACTAGTATTGTACAAGTGTATAATACAGAGACTGATGAATGGGAGAGGGACATGCATTTCCCAGAATCCTTTGCAGGAATAGCTTGTGCATCAGTTATACTACCGCAGGTTACAGCTCAGAGCTAA